The segment ATCACTGATGCATAGGCACAGGAAAAACAACTCAACACAACTGTCCAGCAGTTGAGAAAAGCATAATGTCATGGTTGTGCATACTTCACCAACTTGCTTTAACATTCTTCACATAccacaaatgttacatatacACTGCTGCCCTGAGTTATGATTTGTGGTTGTCTTTGTGTAGGTGTGAGATCAGCAAGAACCTGTGCTGCAGGAACCTCGCGGTGGAGAAGGCTGTCAGTGAGCTGCCGACAGAATGCACCTTCTGCCTAAAACAGTTCCCCCGTTCCAGCTTAGAGAGACACCAGAAAGAGGAGTGCCAGGACAGGTATACACCACGTACACACTcaaaatgcacacatacacgAAAACATGTCCCAGTGGAGAGTTTTGGCAGCAGGGAAAGAACCCAAACTcagatgaaacaggaagttCAGTGATTTATTGTGCATAAATGTGCTTACAGGCAGGTGTTGGTAGGCAGGCAGATTCAGATTCCAAAGCACAAGGTACATGGCAACTAGGATGCAGTGTCAGAGGAACAAAGGATCTGAGCTGGTGTTTGCAGTGAGTGACtaatgagggaagtgagaacaggtgagcaggtgcaTGAGGAAGTCTGGTGAAAAAGTATGAGGGCATCTGGTGGACAGGTAGGAAACTGCAAGAAATGTTTTTAGGAAGCGATAAAGTGGGTACAGAGAGGAACAGACAGCTCTTTATCATCATGATATTTAACCGTTTggagcattttgaccaaaaataaataagttcgGAGTCTGAgtagcaggttttccttgatCTGACTTGCGAACTATGACAAAATCATGTCATATTCCACAGGTTGGAAAGACAGGATGGAGAGGGTACCAATGTCAGAAAAAAGACCTCGCAGTGCTTTCAGTGTTAGCTTGTTCATACTTATATTTTGGTaataaacaaatatctgtaataacagagCAAAAGCTTACAGGTAGAGGTTATCAGCTTGATCCGCCATCTTGCTACCACTGTATAGTTTCATTGTATGTTATGCAACCCCCTCTGTTaatgacacatccttgattacaatgaTTGCtctcaaaactggtggaaatgcAGGCTGGTTTGCTCGATAGCAGcaaggttccaagaatcctgaacTGACGCAgctcaagaaccagagctaatgtGGTGGAAACGGGGACAGAGAGGCATAGTGTGACAGAACACAGTTTCCTAGCTAAGTAATCTCCTAAACTAGTGGTTCAACACTTGTGTGAAGAGCGTCTCAAAATGAGTTCCAGTCAGTTTCTCCAGAAATAACAGAAACTTTAATCAAGTCAGTTCAGGGTCTTTCAGTTTACAAAGTAGTTTAACAGAAACTTATCTAACACACACCTAAAACTACACTAACTCACCAGTACATATCCGTgggcgtgtgtgcatgtggtaACGGTATCACACGGGGTTAATTTGGGGAAGATGGGCGAGCATGTGACCTGCTACttctgaggagagaaaaaaacagctgatttgattACAGAGtgtttgtctgttgtctgtGACGCTCATGCTGGGCCACATTTGCATGCATGAAATCCTATGGGGTTGTTGCTATAGCAACAGGTGACCCTGCTCAGGACAGCTGTGCCCGTGCttatgttgccatgacaacggcCACGGCAGTTAGCAGGTTTTTGGTCAGGTCAGGCTGAAAAGCGTGCAGGTCTCCTGTGAGGATCTGACTGCTTCTTACATAAATGTAATGTTGCTGTTCTCAGGAATGCcaccattatgtttttttaggATAGTACACCCATCTGAAAATCAGACTCAGGATTTAATTTGCAGCAATTACAGTCAGTGATTACAGGTGTTTTAAAATACCTGACTACAGTATTTAACCACTTCCAGCTGCCTGATTATATAAGACAGAACTTTGTAGTTAACATGAGGTGAATGACGTCAGTGTGCTTTTAATTATCCTCGGTTCACCGCAGAGGCTAACTGGTACCTTTCACATTATTAATACCTCACTGTTACGTTTGAGAAAGGAACAGGTATTCATTGAACAGCACCTCAGTCCAGGTTGTGACTGATATAAATCCAAGTCTTTTCTTTCCTTGAGGTTGGCTTTCAGCACAGATGTATCATTAGTACAGTGTTAATTAGCCTAGGTTCACAGCCTAGGCTAATTAACACCTCTTGATATTATTAGTACCTTCCTCTTACTGCAGGAAAGTACATGTATTCATCACAAAGCACCTCTAATTTATATAAAGCCGTGTCTCTCCTTCCTCGAGTTTGTTATTTAACTCGCACTCGCCATTATGTTGCCAGGGTGACACAGTGTAAGTACAAGAGGATTGGCTGCCCTTGGCAAGGTCCGTTCCATGAGCTGCCAGCGCATGAGAGCGAGTGCTCCCATCCCACCAAGACTGGTACAGAGCTGATGGGAATACTGGGAGAGATGGACCAGAGCCACCGCAGAGACATGCAGCTCTATAACAGCATCTTCAGTCTGCTctgctacgaaaagatcgggtTCACAGGTACATGCAAACAGTCAATAAATGTCTGCCTGTGAAGTTTGTGAAATTATCTTTATGTAGCACATCCTCCTCTCACTTCAGATGTTATATTCCCCTCTCCTTCACTCCCATTTATTATCTCCTCCCCTCATGTTTCCATCCAGAGGTGCAGTTCAGGCCGTACCGCACCGATGACTTCATCACTCGTCTGTACTATGAAACACCGCGCTTCACCGTTCTCAACCAGACATGGGTGCTGAAGGCCCGCGTTAACGACTCTGAGCGCAACCCCAACCTGTCCTGCAAGCGCACCCTCTCCTTCCAGCTCATCCTCAAAAGCAAGGTACACACActgctctgtctgtttgtgtttattttttgaagTTTTTAGTATGCACTTGTTTTCACAAGGTGAAATAAAAGATTTAAGACTTCTTCTACAAACACGAAAGACTTAGTTCTCTCAGACTTTGGTctcaaatttgttaaaatctgtgttagtgagcacttctcctttacCAAGAAAATCCATCCTCCTGACAGATGTGGCACAttaagatgctgattaaacagcatcattgcTACACATTTGATTTAGGCTGATCAATAAAAAGCCACTCTATAATGTGTGGTTTCATcttgaaaaattacatttatcaggcacacaaaaatattgatttcacATGACTAGggctccctcgcttgaggcagtgaCTCTCCCCCAACTCTTCTCCGGGACGGGTGAGAGtcactgcctcaagcgagggagttcaagtatctcggggttttgttcacgagtgagggtagaatggagcgtgagatggatcggcagtccagagcagcttctgcagtgatgcaggaggcgaagctttcgatttattGGTtaatctacgtcccaaccctcacctatggtcatgagctctgactagtgaccgaaagaatgagatcacagatacaaatggccaaaatgagtttcctctgtggggtggctgggctcagccttagagatagggtaaggagctcggacatccggagggagctcggagtagagccattGCAGACCTGCCAACCTGTACGCATTTTGCGTAGCAAGTACGcaattttttttcatctaaataCGCTGGTACGACTCGCCCCTCTAAACTACGCAAAAAGCTGCGGACATGTGAGTTCTGTGGCAAATGTGCACGTGCGGTACTCATGTCTGACAACACGATGCAGCAGCGTGGTGAAGCAGTTTCAGCCAGTCATTGTAGAAAAGCGGAGAATAACGAGTCTGCCGAACCTATAGCGTAACATCCCCGTCCCCCTCCTCCCTGCCTCCTCCTGCCCTCCGCCTCCCTCTCCGTCCTCCGTTCCCCACTTGCTGCAGTTGGCGCTTAAAAAggtaaactgtgtgtgtgtgtgtgtgtgtgtgtgagtgagtgtattTTAGCCTTTATATATATCCATTGCAGATAGAGTAGGCCTGTATATAAGGAGGAATGCAattatttatacagtttaaACATGTAGCCAACAAATCTTTTGCAGCNNNNNNNNNNNNNNNNNNNNNNNNNNNNNNNNNNNNNNNNNNNNNNNNNNNNNNNNNNNNNNNNNNNNNNNNNNNNNNNNNNNNNNNNNNNNNNNNNNNNNNNNNNNNNNNNNNNNNNNNNNNNNNNNNNNNNNNNNNNNNNNNNNNNNNNNNNNNNNNNNNNNNNNNNNNNNNNNNNNNNNNNNNNNNNNNNNNNNNNNNNNNNNNNNNNNNNNNNNNNNNNNNNNNNNNNNNNNNNNNNNNNNNNNNNNNNNNNNNNNNNNNNNNNNNNNNNNNNNNNNNNNNNNNNNNNNNNNNNNNNNNNNNNNNNNNNNNNNNNNNNNNNNNNNNNNNNNNNNNNNNNNNNNNNNNNNNNNNNNNNNNNNNNNNNNNNNNNNNNNNNNNNNNNNNNNNNNNNNNNNNNNNNNNNNNNNNNNNNNNNNNNNNNNNNNNNNNNNNNNNNNNNNNNNNNNNNNNNNNNNNNNNNNNNNNNNNNNNNNNNNNNNNNNNNNNNNNNNNNNNNNNNNNNNNNNNNNNNNNNNNNNNNNNNNNNNNNNNNNNNNNNNNNNNNNNNNNNNNNNNNNNNNNNNNNNNNNNNNNNNNNNNNNNNNNNNNNNNNNNNNNNNNNNNNNNNNNNNNNNNNNNNNNNNNNNNNNNNNNNNNNNNNNNNNNNNNNNNNNNNNNNNNNNNNNNNNNNNNNNNNNNNNNNNNNNNNNNNNNNNNNNNNNNNNNNNNNNNNNNNNNNNNNNNNNNNNNNNNNNNNNNNNNNNNNNNNNNNNNNNNNNNNNNNNNNNNNNNNNNNNNNNNNNNNNNNNNNNNNNNNNNNNNNNNNNNNNNNNNNNNNNNNNNNNNNNNNNNNNNNNNNNNNNNNNNNNNNNNNNNNNNNNNNNNNNNNNNNNNNNNNNNNNNNNNNNNNNNNNNNNNNNNNNNNNNNNNNNNNNNNNNNNNNNNNNNNNNNNNNNNNNNNNNNNNNNNNNNNNNNNNNNNNNNNNNNNNNNNNNNNNNNNNNNNNNNNNNNNNNNNNNNNNNNNNNNNNNNNNNNNNNNNNNNNNNNNNNNNNNNNNNNNNNNNNNNNNNNNNNNNNNNNNNNNNNNNNNNNNNNNNNNNNNNNNNNNNNNNNNNNNNNNNNNNNNNNNNNNNNNNNNNNNNNNNNNNNNNNNNNNNNNNNNNNNNNNNNNNNNNNNNNNNNNNNNNNNNNNNNNNNNNNNNNNNNNNNNNNNNNNNNNNNNNNNNNNNNNNNNNNNNNNNNNNNNNNNNNNNNNNNNNNNNNNNNNNNNNNNNNNNNNNNNNNNNNNNNNNNNNNNNNNNNNNNNNNNNNNNNNNNNNNNNNNNNNNNNNNNNNNNNNNNNNNNNNNNNNNNNNNNNNNNNNNNNNNNNNNNNNNNNNNNNNNNNNNNNNNNNNNNNNNNNNNNNNNNNNNNNNNNNNNNNNNNNNNNNNNNNNNNNNNNNNNNNNNNNNNNNNNNNNNNNNNNNNNNNNNNNNNNNNNNNNNNNNNNNNNNNNNNNNNNNNNNNNNNNNNNNNNNNNNNNNNNNNNNNNNNNNNNNNNNNNNNNNNNNNNNNNNNNNNNNNNNNNNNNNNNNNNNNNNNNNNNNNNNNNNNNNNNNNNNNNNNNNNNNNNNNNNNNNNNNNNNNNNNNNNNNNNNNNNNNNNNNNNNNNNNNNNNNNNNNNNNNNNNNNNNNNNNNNNNNNNNNNNNNNNNNNNNNNNNNNNNNNNNNNNNNNNNNNNNNNNNNNNNNNNNNNNNNNNNNNNNNNNNNNNNNNNNNNNNNNNNNNNNNNNNNNNNNNNNNNNNNNNNNNNNNNNNNNNNNNNNNNNNNNNNNNNNNNNNNNNNNNNNNNNNNNNNNNNNNNNNNNNNNNNNNNNNNNNNNNNNNNNNNNNNNNNNNNNNNNNNNNNNNNNNNNNNNNNNNNNNNNNNNNNNNNNNNNNNNNNNNNNNNNNNNNNNNNNNNNNNNNNNNNNNNNNNNNNNNNNNNNNNNNNNNNNNNNNNNNNNNNNNNNNNNNNNNNNNNNNNNNNNNNNNNNNNNNNNNNNNNNNNNNNNNNNNNNNNNNNNNNNNNNNNNNNNNNNNNNNNNNNNNNNNNNNNNNNNNNNNNNNNNNNNNNNNNNNNNNNNNNNNNNNNNNNNNNNNNNNNNNNNNNNNNNNNNNNNNNNNNNNNNNNNNNNNNNNNNNNNNNNNNNNNNNNNNNNNNNNNNNNNNNNNNNNNNNNNNNNNNNNNNNNNNNNNNNNNNNNNNNNNNNNNNNNNNNNNNNNNNNNNNNNNNNNNNNNNNNNNNNNNNNNNNNNNNNNNNNNNNNNNNNNNNNNNNNNNNNNNNNNNNNNNNNNNNNNNNNNNNNNNNNNNNNNNNNNNNNNNNNNNNNNNNNNNNNNNNNNNNNNNNNNNNNNNNNNNNNNNNNNNNNNNNNNNNNNNNNGATGAAGCCTGGGTTGATATTGGTCATTTGaagagaggaggacaggagaTCTTCTCCAACCTTTCAGCAGTCATGCTAGGGATACTGGTTATCTTCCACAGCAATGCTGATTGTGAGAGGATTTTCAGCCTTGTCACCAAAAACAAGACACAATACAGGGCTAGCCTGAGCACTGACATGATCAGTGCTTTGGTGACAAGAAAGGTGAGCATGGCTGCAAAAGGGACCATCTGTCACATGGAGGGTTTCAGTGATGCTCTATTAAACAAGGCAAAGTCAGCAACCTATGAGGCAAAACAGTCCAGAGCAAGTTCCACTCCAGGAAGGAGTGATGACTGATGCAAAAACTGTAGTTAAAAGGGCATCAGGGTCAAggtcaacaaaataaaaaaaatgtaaaataatatagataaataaataaattaccttggtttattaacagcattttcatgttttgaaaGTGTTTCTGTGTTCCATTGAAAGGCTGTCAtgatacagtatatacatgGCTTAGAAGGACATagcattttttggttttctGTTGATTGGTTTGGATATTTATGTTAAGAAATAGTTAAAGAATGTAATTACAGAGTGCAAAATGtctatattttctttattaaaggTATTGTAATCAAAAATAtaggttttattgtttttttataacTGTTTTTCTAGCCAGTGAATGGGGAAATTACTGCGTGCAAAGCAATGGAGTTGCAGAAGTCTGCGAAAAAAAGCTGCACAACACAAGTGGTACTCAAAATATTTTGACAAGGTTGGCAGGTCTGCCAttgctccttcgtgtcgaaaggggtcagttgaggtggttcaggcatctgatcaggatgcctcctgggcacgtCCTGCTGGAGatgtttcaggcacgtcccactggtaggaggtcctggggcagacccagaacaccctacatatctcatctggcctgggaacacctctgggtctcccaggaggagctggaaagtgttgcaggggagagggatgtctggggtgctttgctcagcctgctgcccctgcaaccaGGCcacagataagcggatgaaaatggataggGCCACAGACACATGTTTTTTGGTCACACAAGATGGAGTGGAGAGAGCACTTCTCCAAAGTGCTAGACGCCATCAGAGGTGAGCAGTGCCCACTCAAATTAGCTACATCAACAGACTGTAGTCAGGTCCAGACACTGCTGAGGATGAAGAGCATGCAGACGAGCTTCACTGAAATGGTTTCTGATGCAGAAATACTTCAGTGAGCAAATCTCTGATGACTTTCAGGACGGATGTGGTTACATGTGGTCTGCAGTTGCAAGGAGCGgtaacaaaagtgttgcgtttatatttttgttcagtgtatgtgtgtgtgtcaaaactCCCTGTGAGCTCCCATCTCTTGTCagtttctttatttaattttctcttcaGTGCTTTGGTTGTTGTGCTGTCATCATTGCGCAGCAATAAGTGGCGTCTCTTCATATTTATTAGTATGGGTAGTGTGACGTTGTGCTGTTGTGTTtaggtagaaaaaaaatatcattatcATATTTGGTCCACCCCTTGTCAGCAGATGTTGTGACTAATACAGTGACGTGCTTGTGTGTGCGCAGGTGAACTCAGCCCTGGAGTGCTCCTTCCTGCTGCTGAAGGGGCCTTATGACGACGTGCGGATCAAGCCGgtcatccaccaccactccttcAGCAACGACACCAACGAGACCGACTACGTCCCTCTGCCCATCTCAGATTCGGTGGAGTGCAACAAACTGCTGGCCGCCAAAAACATCAACCTGCGCCTGTTCATCTTCCAAGTCCAAAAATAAAGAgcgagggaagaggaggaggaggaggaggaggaggatggagaggatgagggagaagaagaagaggggtgATGGAGGGTGAGGGGCTGAGAGAGAGGAGTGATGAAGATTAAAGAGACACCACTGAACCACTGATACCTCTtaacaccgacacacacacacacacacacacacaaatacacacatatactcTCACAAACATTCATGCAGGgtacacacacatctacactcacacacacacgcacacacacacaccactaaTTACACTTACCTCCTTTTACAAGATAGTGAGACCCCTTGCTCGGGGAGCTGTGAGTTGCTATGGAGATGGGTGGGCTTTGTTATGGAATGGAGGGGTGGGGTGAAACCTGCGAAGGCACAGGCGGGGCTGTTGGGGTGAGGGAGCAGGGTCTGTGATGGTTGGTGTGTACCTGTGGAGGCTCTCTGAGGTCATGTAGTGTCTGACCTTTCACCCCTGACACCCGCAGCCAAaggtagcacacacacaccaaacaaagCAGGATTTGCTGGGTGCATTTGTTGCGTAcatgcttgtgtatgtgtgagagagagagaaagtgaacgGACCCTGGAGTGTGTCCCAAACTCTTGCTTTTATGTTGAGATGTCCCAAAGACACGTGATAATGTGAAAATAGAGTGATTGACTCTACTGAGCTGTTCTTTGGACACGTGAGTGGATGTAGAgggcgcgcgtgtgtgtgtgtgagacagtgtgtgtttgtcctttcCGTCTACAAACTCTATGCCTGAGTCTTGTCAAcagtttctgtctgttttggcAAAAGTGTGTGTAAAGCTTTCGCCAGAGCAGACGAAAGACGGCgtccgccccccccccccccccagtgaTATCCTTTCACCTTTCAACACGAGGAGAGACGGCCTGGCTGCATGCATATTTTAGTTCTTCAACCTCTTCCTCCAGCTGTGGTTATATTTAACCTTCAACACTAATaccatttttatttctcttaacCCCAAGTATTTAAGTACCTGTgaacttttattctttttattttgggtttTAGCGTGTgactgattttgtgtgtgtgtctaaaagATCATAACTGTGAGATTCATGTGAAAACCTCCCTATTAGACAAATCGTATAATCCTTGAGGACATGACAGACCTTCAGGTTCACTGTATGTCAGCTGCTTTTTGGT is part of the Epinephelus moara isolate mb chromosome 22, YSFRI_EMoa_1.0, whole genome shotgun sequence genome and harbors:
- the zftraf1 gene encoding zinc finger TRAF-type-containing protein 1 gives rise to the protein MSSLEERDVGVVAAPGSSSAGMGVGAVGAAVEAVAGVAAMQEEVGIRREGPEPDADEPPKKRVRLPEGESGKLEERLYSVLCCTVCLDLPKASVYQCTNGHLMCAGCFIHLLADSRLKEEQATCPNCRCEISKNLCCRNLAVEKAVSELPTECTFCLKQFPRSSLERHQKEECQDRVTQCKYKRIGCPWQGPFHELPAHESECSHPTKTGTELMGILGEMDQSHRRDMQLYNSIFSLLCYEKIGFTEVQFRPYRTDDFITRLYYETPRFTVLNQTWVLKARVNDSERNPNLSCKRTLSFQLILKSKVNSALECSFLLLKGPYDDVRIKPVIHHHSFSNDTNETDYVPLPISDSVECNKLLAAKNINLRLFIFQVQK